In a single window of the Bradyrhizobium sp. Ash2021 genome:
- a CDS encoding S1/P1 nuclease, with the protein MTVILRGLSLAALALTSLCDNARAWSDPGHKIICEIAFQLAHQDTRAAVRRLMESDTEFKTFSDSCVFPDHPFRGQPRIRAPEHYVNLPRDSKGLTSDNCPKADKCVLTAILNDAKVLSSKDAADADRLIALKSLGHWVGDIHQPLHVSFEEDRGGNNIRVNGQCSGNLHATWDNCLVQHAVGPDIADAVNDLLEGITPELQTRWLASEPRDWANESFAISEAAKTGYCVMGGASCNMPAGSVTIGADYLDANEPVVKEQLQKAAVRLAHVLDAAFGN; encoded by the coding sequence GTGACCGTGATTTTACGAGGCCTTTCGCTCGCAGCGTTGGCCCTCACCTCGCTTTGCGACAATGCCCGGGCTTGGAGCGACCCGGGCCACAAAATCATTTGCGAGATTGCTTTCCAGCTCGCGCACCAGGACACGCGGGCCGCAGTTCGCAGGCTGATGGAATCCGATACCGAGTTCAAAACTTTCTCTGATTCTTGCGTCTTTCCCGACCATCCGTTCCGCGGCCAGCCGAGAATCCGCGCGCCCGAACACTACGTCAATCTGCCGCGAGATTCGAAGGGGCTGACTTCGGACAATTGCCCCAAGGCAGACAAATGCGTACTCACCGCGATCTTGAACGACGCCAAGGTTCTTTCGTCGAAAGACGCGGCCGATGCCGATCGCCTAATTGCGCTGAAATCCTTGGGACACTGGGTTGGTGATATCCATCAGCCGCTGCACGTCTCTTTCGAAGAGGACCGCGGCGGCAATAATATCAGGGTGAACGGGCAGTGCTCCGGAAATCTGCACGCGACATGGGACAACTGCCTGGTGCAGCACGCGGTCGGTCCCGACATTGCGGACGCGGTAAACGATCTTTTGGAAGGCATCACGCCGGAACTGCAAACGCGGTGGCTGGCTTCCGAGCCAAGAGATTGGGCGAACGAGTCTTTCGCTATCTCAGAGGCCGCCAAGACCGGTTATTGCGTGATGGGCGGGGCTTCCTGCAACATGCCAGCCGGTAGCGTCACTATCGGCGCGGATTACCTTGATGCGAACGAACCCGTCGTGAAAGAGCAACTGCAGAAGGCCGCCGTCCGGCTCGCCCACGTGCTTGACGCCGCCTTCGGGAATTGA
- a CDS encoding DUF2130 domain-containing protein has translation MSLRATGAGASHEPTLHCPNCNHEIKLTESLAAPLLEETRQRFNEQLAAKDAEVARKTEALRKEQDAVARAREQIEDQVAQRLTAERSQLVAAEAKKALEAVAGDMQAKAAETAELRKNLEASDAKLAEAQQAQAEVIRKERALADEKREMDLTIEKRVQASVDDIRAKAKQESDEAARLKVAEKDQTIESMTRTIEELRRKAEQGSQQSQGEVFEVELEELLRSKFPMDAIEPVAKGELGADVIQQVNGSVGQPAGMILWESKRTKAWSDGWLAKLREDQRRCGADVALIISHALPKHIEHFDLVDGVWVAHPRCALAVAVALRQTLIEISSSRLVQQGQKTKMEQVYEYLTGTRFRQRVDAVVEKFNDMREDLDKERKFMGRQWAKRETQIVAVIESTVGMVGDLQAIAGKAMPEIASLDTPMLEGPGEAAA, from the coding sequence ATGAGTCTCAGAGCAACCGGCGCCGGCGCTTCACACGAGCCCACCCTGCATTGCCCGAACTGCAACCACGAAATCAAGCTCACGGAATCGCTGGCCGCTCCCCTCCTCGAGGAAACACGACAGCGCTTTAATGAGCAGCTGGCCGCCAAGGACGCAGAGGTCGCCAGGAAGACCGAGGCCCTGCGCAAGGAGCAGGACGCGGTCGCGCGGGCGCGCGAGCAGATTGAAGATCAGGTTGCGCAGCGGCTGACGGCCGAGCGCAGCCAACTGGTGGCAGCCGAGGCCAAAAAGGCCCTTGAAGCGGTTGCGGGGGATATGCAAGCCAAGGCGGCAGAGACCGCCGAACTGCGCAAGAACCTTGAAGCCAGCGATGCGAAGCTGGCTGAGGCGCAGCAGGCTCAGGCCGAGGTAATACGCAAGGAGCGCGCGCTGGCTGACGAAAAGCGCGAAATGGACCTCACGATTGAAAAGCGCGTTCAGGCCTCGGTTGACGACATCCGGGCGAAGGCCAAGCAAGAATCAGATGAAGCTGCGCGCCTGAAGGTTGCCGAGAAGGACCAGACCATCGAATCAATGACACGCACGATCGAGGAATTAAGGCGCAAAGCCGAGCAAGGCTCGCAACAATCCCAGGGTGAGGTTTTCGAGGTTGAGCTTGAGGAGCTTTTGCGCAGCAAGTTTCCGATGGATGCCATTGAGCCGGTCGCCAAGGGCGAGTTGGGGGCCGATGTTATTCAGCAAGTCAACGGCTCTGTCGGGCAACCCGCCGGCATGATCCTCTGGGAATCCAAGCGGACCAAGGCCTGGAGCGATGGTTGGCTGGCCAAGCTCCGTGAGGACCAGCGGCGCTGTGGCGCCGACGTTGCCCTCATCATCTCGCACGCCCTTCCCAAGCACATCGAGCATTTTGACCTGGTCGACGGCGTTTGGGTGGCGCACCCGCGTTGCGCACTGGCCGTGGCGGTTGCGCTGCGTCAGACCCTCATCGAGATATCGAGTTCGCGGCTGGTCCAACAGGGACAGAAAACCAAAATGGAGCAGGTCTACGAGTACCTGACGGGCACGAGATTTCGCCAGCGGGTCGATGCCGTCGTCGAGAAGTTCAATGACATGCGTGAGGATCTCGACAAGGAGCGCAAATTCATGGGTCGCCAATGGGCCAAGCGTGAAACCCAAATCGTTGCGGTCATTGAATCCACGGTTGGCATGGTGGGCGACCTGCAGGCGATCGCCGGCAAGGCGATGCCGGAAATAGCTAGCCTCGACACGCCGATGCTTGAAGGGCCAGGAGAAGCCGCGGCCTAA
- a CDS encoding IS256 family transposase, producing MSNDNIIKLIQPANVDDQLTEILRTGARVLLAQAVEAEVADFLGKHADLKTADGHQRVVRHGHLPEREVMTGIGPVAVRQPRVRDREADATDPDRIRFSPSILPPYMRRSKSIETLLPILYLKGISTGDFSEALAALLGKDAAGLSASAIGRLKDGWLDEHTAWQRRDLSAKRYVYIWADGIHLQARLEDEKQCILVLIGATPEGRKELVGFTDGARESAQDWRDLLLDLKRRGLDVPPRLTIADGALGFWKAAGEVWPKTREQRCWVHKTANVLAKLPKSQQPKAKRALQEIWMAETKAAAELAFDAFIASYTPKYEKAADCLGKDRDTLLAFYDFPAEHWKHLRTTNPIESTFATVRHRTIRSKGCLSNRTALAMVFKLLEAAQKSWRRLDGHNQLPKLVLGVTFNNGIEVIAKPADRQPITAAA from the coding sequence GTGTCCAACGATAACATCATCAAGCTGATTCAGCCAGCAAACGTCGACGATCAACTCACGGAAATCTTGCGTACTGGGGCACGTGTTCTGTTGGCCCAGGCGGTCGAGGCCGAGGTCGCGGACTTTCTCGGCAAGCATGCCGATTTGAAGACCGCAGACGGCCACCAGCGGGTCGTGCGCCACGGTCACCTGCCGGAGCGCGAGGTGATGACCGGTATCGGTCCGGTCGCCGTCCGCCAGCCGCGTGTGCGCGATCGCGAGGCGGACGCTACCGACCCCGACCGCATCCGGTTCTCGCCCTCGATCCTGCCGCCCTATATGCGCCGCTCTAAATCGATCGAGACGCTGCTGCCGATCCTTTACCTGAAGGGTATCTCGACCGGCGACTTCTCCGAGGCGCTGGCAGCACTGCTCGGCAAGGATGCTGCCGGATTGTCGGCATCCGCCATCGGCCGCCTGAAGGACGGCTGGCTTGACGAACACACCGCGTGGCAGAGGCGCGATCTGTCGGCGAAACGTTACGTCTACATCTGGGCCGATGGCATCCATCTCCAGGCACGCCTCGAAGACGAAAAGCAGTGCATCCTGGTGCTGATCGGCGCGACGCCGGAAGGCCGCAAGGAACTGGTCGGCTTCACCGATGGCGCCCGCGAGAGCGCGCAGGACTGGCGCGATCTGCTGCTCGATCTGAAGCGGCGCGGGCTCGACGTGCCGCCGCGGCTTACCATCGCCGATGGCGCGCTCGGGTTCTGGAAGGCCGCCGGTGAGGTCTGGCCGAAAACGCGCGAGCAGCGCTGCTGGGTGCACAAGACCGCGAACGTACTCGCCAAGTTGCCGAAGAGCCAGCAGCCGAAGGCCAAACGCGCGTTGCAGGAGATCTGGATGGCCGAAACCAAGGCCGCCGCCGAGCTGGCGTTCGACGCCTTCATCGCGAGCTACACGCCCAAATACGAGAAGGCGGCCGACTGCCTGGGCAAGGATCGGGACACGCTACTGGCGTTCTACGACTTCCCGGCCGAGCACTGGAAACACCTGCGAACGACCAATCCCATTGAAAGCACCTTCGCTACCGTGCGCCACCGCACGATCCGATCGAAGGGATGCCTGTCCAACAGGACGGCGCTCGCGATGGTCTTCAAGCTGCTCGAGGCCGCGCAGAAAAGCTGGCGTCGTCTCGATGGCCACAACCAGTTGCCAAAACTCGTTCTCGGTGTGACATTCAACAACGGGATCGAGGTCATCGCTAAACCCGCTGACCGTCAGCCCATAACCGCCGCCGCCTGA
- a CDS encoding IS1595 family transposase — MSKSHFNAAHFQSVEAAREYLEALRWGSERVCPHCGTVNESFPTRKPGVYRCRAKECRKDFSVTTKSVMESSHIKLNVWLQAFYLMASSKKGVSSHQLHRALGVTYKTAWFLSHRIREAMREGGLMPPMGGGGGVVEVDETYIGRLKGQPVRRGGSTHKNTVLTLVERGGSARSFHIDTATIAQVAPIIRENISRESRLMTDESNIYPEVGADFAGHDAVNHSEKQYVRYWKSYR; from the coding sequence ATGTCCAAGTCTCACTTCAACGCCGCACACTTCCAGTCCGTCGAAGCCGCCAGAGAGTATCTGGAAGCCCTTCGCTGGGGCTCTGAGCGGGTTTGCCCGCACTGTGGGACGGTCAATGAGTCATTCCCGACCCGCAAGCCCGGCGTCTACCGCTGCCGCGCCAAAGAATGCCGGAAGGACTTCAGCGTCACCACCAAGAGCGTGATGGAGTCGAGCCATATCAAGTTGAACGTCTGGCTACAGGCGTTCTACCTGATGGCCTCGTCCAAGAAGGGCGTTAGCTCCCATCAGCTTCACCGCGCGTTGGGCGTCACCTATAAGACGGCTTGGTTCCTGTCCCATCGCATTCGCGAAGCCATGCGCGAGGGTGGCCTCATGCCCCCGATGGGCGGCGGCGGTGGCGTCGTTGAAGTGGACGAAACCTATATCGGTCGTCTCAAGGGCCAGCCGGTGCGCCGTGGCGGCTCTACCCATAAGAACACGGTTCTTACCCTTGTCGAGCGCGGCGGCTCTGCCCGCAGCTTCCATATCGACACCGCGACGATTGCTCAGGTTGCCCCGATCATTCGCGAGAATATCAGCCGCGAAAGTCGCCTTATGACGGACGAGTCCAACATCTACCCGGAAGTTGGAGCGGACTTCGCCGGACATGATGCAGTCAACCACAGCGAAAAGCAGTATGTCCGCTATTGGAAGAGCTATCGCTGA